The region CTTTGTAGTTTTGAGGAACTTTAGGCTGAAAATCAGCTAAAACGTTTAACTCGGTTACAAGAGTGTCTCTAGAATTTAAATCGTTGTGATATAAACCGCTCCAGAAAAAAGTCTTTCCTCCTTTTACAATTTCGATACCAGAGATATCAATATTTTTTGAAGTTAAAAGATCTAAATGTTCTTGAGGGAAATCGTCGCCAACTACAGAAACAATGGCCGATTGCAAGTTAAAAAATGATGCTGATAATCCGATGTAGGTTGCAGCACCACCTAATATTTTATCTGTTTTTCCGAAAGGAGTTTCAATCGCGTCGAAAGCAACTGTTCCAACAATCAATAGTTTATTCATTTTATGAATTTCGAATTAGGGTGCAAAGATACTTCATAAGTTACAATCTTGCAACGGTTTAGGTTCTCAAAATTTTCTTAAAAAAAAGAGAACGATTTCGAATTAAAAATACTGTAAATGAATGGGTTAAAATTGATTTTTATGAAAATTTAAAATAGTTTTTTTAGAATTAAGATGCAAGTTTTTTGAAAATAATTGCGAATAATTTACAACTCATATTTCTTATCAAAATAATTCTTCAAAATCCCAACCTGAACCAAAATCATAAAAGGAACAATTAAAATAGCGTACAGGATATTTTTAGAAAAATGAATTCCTGAAAAAGTGTTTGAGATTTTATCCGAATATAATTTCCCAACTTTATCTATTTCCAGGTTGCTTTCTGTTGAAGAGAATAGAGAGATGTAAATAATCAAAGCGATTACGGCAGCTCCCATAAGCATCCAAACGGTTTTAGAGATTAATGGTTTGTAAGTTTTAAGTTTTTTCTCTTCTAAAACCTGAACTTCCGCCATTATTTTAGAAGTAAAATCGATTGATGGTGACTGCAGTTTGTCATCAGCCATCATTTTTTCAATAAGTTTCTCTATATTTTTATCGCTCTCTTTCATAACATTCTATTATTTCTGGTTCTAACTGCTGTCTCAAAATTACGGCTAATTTTTGTCGACTCCTAAACAATTTTACTTTGGCATTGTTGGCCGAGATATTCATGATTTTTCCAATTTCTTCTAAATTCTGATCATCAAAATAAAAAAGAGTTAAAAGGAAATTTTCATCACTTGGTAATAAATTTAAACATTTCTGAATGGTTTGCTTTCGTTCTTTTTCTTCCAGAGCGCTTAAAGCATTGTCCATTGTTTTAATTAAATGCGACGAAAAATCATCAATAGAGATATTTAAATCGTCTTTTTTACTTTTCTTTAATCTATCTAAACATGTATTATAAGCAATTTTATAAATCCAGGTCGAAAATTTAGACTCTCCTTTAAATTTATTAAGCGAATTATAAATCTTAATAAATGTATCCTGAGCAACTTCTTCGGCTTCTTCGTGGTTTTTAACCATTTTGAGAGCCAATGTAAAGATCATATCCTTGTAACGATCAACCAGAACAGCAAACGAATTGGTTTCGCCCTGCAAAATTTTATCGATATAATGTTGATCAGTTAATGTGCTCATATTATATAGGACGACAGTTTGTTATTTTAGGTTACAAGAAAGGTGAAAATAAATTCCAAATTCCAAAAAATCTAGTTCTTTACATATTATATATATGTCTCGGTGAACTTTGTCAAAGTTTTTAGAATTAAAATTAACTGATTATCAATTAGTTTTGAGATTTGGAATTTAAAAATTGAAATTTTTTGAAAAATGTTGTAACCTGATTTTAAAAAGCCTCGTCATATGGGATATATCAATCAATTAAAAACGTAAAATATCATGGACGACAAAATTTTAATTCCAATTAGCTTTTTCTTAATGATCTTCGGGATCGTTTATTTAGTTTATTCAACAAGAAACAGAGAGCGTCTGGCTCTTATCGAAAAAGGTGTTGATGCCAGTATCTTTTTGCAAGGAAAAGGAAATGGAGTTCCGGCCTGGAAAATCTTTGTAGTAAATCTGGCATTCTTATTAATAGGAAGTGGTGTTGGAATTTTTCTTGCGCTATTAATAACAACTTATACATCTCTAAATGACGGAGCGGTTTATCCATCAATCATTTTCATTATGGCGGGAATCGGACTTTTGACTGGATTTAAAACGGCGAAAGATTTAGATAAAGAATAATCAGTAAGACTTTAAGTTAGTAAAAAACGCATCAGATATCTGATGCGTTTTTTTATTCTTTAGATCCGATGGTTTCGTAATAAACATCGACAGAAAGTTTAGGTTGTTGTGATGCCATAACGGCCAACTGATCACAGCGTTCGTTTTGCGGATGATTGTTATGACCTTTGATCCATTTAAAATCGACCTGATGTTTTCGGTAGGCAATTAAAAAACGTTTCCATAAATCCGGATTTTTTTTGTCTTTATAGCCTTTTTTTTCCCAGCCAAAAACCCATTTCTTTTCAACAGAATCCACAACATATTTAGAATCTGAAACTACAAGGACTTTCATATTTGGATTTTTCAATTTTTCTAAACCCACAATTACAGCCAAAAGTTCCATTCTGTTATTAGTTGTCAAACGAAAACCTTCATAAAATTCTTTTTTATAAGGAGTGCCGACCAATTCCATTACCACGCCGTAACCGCCATTGCCGGGATTTCCTTTCGCCGCGCCATCTGTGTATATATGTACTTCGTGCATTTTTTAATTGTAGATTTTAGACTTTAGATTGAATATTCTTTGTCTAAAATAATTGATTTTTGATATTGTAATTGATATTGATTTTTGAATTGGACTTTATTCTTCTAATAATCTATGAATAATTTCTGGAAAATGCTTTTGTTCTAATTCGTGAATCTTTTCTGCAACAGTTTCAGGAGTGTCTTCGTCAGTTAGTGAAACGTTTGCTTGGAAAATAATAGCGCCTTCATCATAGTTCTCGTTTACATAATGAATAGAGATTCCGGTTTCTTTCTCTTTATTATTTACTATGGCTCTGTGAATGTGCATTCCGTACATTCCCTTGCCTCCGTATTTAGGTAAAAGTGCCGGATGTATGTTGATTATTTTATTTGGATATTGTTCAATTATGTTTTCAGGAAACTTTAGTAAGAAACCGGCAAGAACGATCAAATCCGGGTCGATTTTTTGTATTTTTTGTAATACATTTCGTTCCAAAAGTTCGTTTTTTTCGAAGATTTCGACAGGAATTTGATGATTTTTTGCTCTGTCAATAACTTTTGCAGAAGCATTATTTGTAAAAACCGAAACGACCTTTGCAGTTTCAGTACTCGAAAAATATTTTATAATGTTTTCTGCATTAGTTCCTGATCCTGAGGCAAAAACGATAATTTTTTTCATGATTGAATTTATTTTAAGACTGCAAAAAACGGAATAAAAATCGAAAATAAATAGCTTTCAAACGGCTTTCTTGAAATTAATTTTATAAATTAGTGTCACATTTATAAACTAAATAGTTGTTTTAAAATAAAGTTTTTTATTTTTGCCAACAAATTAAATTCTAAAATTAAAGATTATGTCAGACATTGCATCAAGAGTAAAAGCGATTATCGTAGACAAATTAGGTGTTGACGAAAACGAAGTTGTAACAGAAGCAAGCTTCACTAATGATTTAGGAGCTGACTCATTAGACACTGTTGAGCTTATTATGGAATTCGAAAAAGAATTTGATATTCAAATTCCAGACGATCAAGCAGAAAACATTGCTACTGTTGGTCAAGCTATTTCTTATATCGAAGAAGCTAAAAAATAATAATACCACACCCGAATTTTAAAAATTCCAAATTTAAATTTACAAATTCCAAAATTGGAATTTGTTTTTTGAAAAATTGGAATTTTTAAAATCGGGTGTTATTATTTTTTTAAATTTTAAAGTTAGATTGATTTTCAATCAAAAGATATATTTTATTGTAATTCCCATGGCTCTTAAGTAACAATAAGTTAAGAAAGCGTGGGTTTTATTTGTTTAAAGTACAAAACACATATTTATGGCATTAAGGCGAGTTGTTGTAACAGGATTAGGTGCACTTACTCCTATCGGGAATAATATCCAGGAATACTGGAATGCACTTGTGAATGGGGTTAGCGGAGCGGCTCCTATAACATATTATGATACAGAAAAGCATAAAACGAAATTTGCCTGCGAAGTAAAAAACTTCAACATTGAAGATTACATGGATCGCAAGGAATCTCGTCGATTAGATAAATTTGCACAATACGCTATTGCTGCCAGTGATGAAGCTATTAAAGATGCTGGAATTACAAACGATAATGTAAACAAACAAAGAGTTGGTGTTATCTGGGGGGCAGGAATTGGAGGTTTAGAGACTTTCCAGGAAGAAGTATTGTATTATGCAAAAGGTGATGGAACTCCAAAGTTCAATCCTTTCTTTATCCCTAAAATGATTGCCGATATTGCACCTGCACATATTTCTATGCGTAACGGTTATATGGGACCAAATTATACTACGGTTTCTGCTTGTGCATCTTCTGCAAATGCATTAATCGATGCTTTCAATTACATTCGTTTAGGAATGTGCGATGTTATTGTTTCCGGAGGTTCTGAAGCAGCAGTTACGATTGCTGGTATGGGAGGTTTCAGTTCGATGCACGCTTTATCTACAAGAAACGAAAGTCCGGAAACGGCTTCAAGACCTTTTGATGCAACCAGAGATGGTTTTGTTTTAGGTGAAGGAGCAGGAGCTTTGGTTTTGGAAGATTATGAACATGCTAAAGCCAGAGGTGCAAAAATCTATTGCGAAATTGGCGGTGGCGGAATGTCATCTGATGCATATCACCTGACGGCACCACATCCGGAAGGAATTGGAGTAATTGCTGTAATGGAAAATACTTTGAGAGATGCCGGAATGACACCTGATCAGGTAGATCACATTAATACTCACGGAACTTCTACTCCATTAGGAGACGTTGCTGAGTTAAAAGCGATTAGCGCTGTTTTTGGTGATCACGCTAAAAACATTAACATTAACTCAACAAAATCAATGACAGGACACTTGCTTGGTGCTGCCGGAGCTATTGAAGCTATTGCTTCTATTTTAGCAATGCAACACGGAATTGTTCCTCCAACGATTAACCATACAGTTGTTGACGAAAATATTGATCCATCTTTAAACCTTACTTTAAACAAACCTCAAAAAAGAGAGGTAAATGTTGCCATGAGTAATACATTTGGTTTTGGTGGACATAATGCTTGTGTATTGTTTAAAAAACTAGTTGACTAATTTCTGTATATGAATATTATCAAAAAAATATTTTCTAAATCCCGTTCTCTAGAAGACGGGATTTTTTTTGACACTATTCAGAAAATTCTTGGTTTTCCGCCTTCAAATGTTGATTTTTACAGAAGAGCTTTCACACATCGCTCTTCTAATAAGTTAGATTCGAATGGACATCCTATTAATTATGAGCGTTTAGAATTTTTAGGAGATGCTATGTTAAGTGCTGTTATTGCGGCACATTTATTTAACAAAGCTCCAAATGGCGATGAAGGTTATTTAACCAAAATGCGTTCAAAAATTGTGAGTCGTGAACATTTGAACGAATTAGGTAAAGATCTAAATTTAGTGCAGTTTGTAGAGAGTAAAGTGCCAATCCAGCATTTTGGAGAAAATATTCATGGTAATATTTTTGAATCTCTAATAGGTGCCATTTATTTAGATAAAGGCTATTCTTTCTGTGAGCGATTTATTCAAAAAAGAGTAGTTACTCCTTATGTCGATATTGCCCGACTGGAAGGAAAAGTAATAAGTTATAAAAGTCTTGTTATCGAATGGTGTCAGAAGGAAAAAAGAGTTTTTCATTATGACATTTTTGAAGATAACGGTATAGACGGACAACGTTTATTTGGTGTCAAATTGAGTATTGATGATAAAGTTGTTGCAAGAGCGAGAGCAACTTCAAAAAAGAAAGCAGAAGAAAAAGCATCGCAGAGAGCTTATTTTGCATTTCAGGAAAAAATTGACAAGAAATAGTTACAAAAATGTTGTAAGTATCACAATGCTATAACGTTTTCGTTTATAATTTAACAAAACAACCATGTCATAACTGTTGAAGCTCCGTTTAGAAATAGTATATTTACAACTTGATTTTTCAAGACATGGCTATTCATAAATTGGATTTAGACGAATTTGACGAAATTGATTATTATTTAATGGCAATTCATACTTCATTAGAAGATTATAGATTAGCCTATTTTATCAATAAAATCCTTCCGATAAACTTAAGTAAGAGCAAAAACGAGATTCATGCTCAGACTAAGGAAGGTGAAGCAAATTTTTCCAGATTCTATTATTATGATGAAGAAAAAGCGGTTTCCTGGAATTTAATTCAGAATAAAAATGAAATCATTTCTGTGAGTACAAATGATTTTCAGAATTTGTTTTCTAATGAAACAAGTGAGGTTTCGACAACAATTCATTTACTTCCTGAATTCAAAAAAGTCGATTTTTTCCTGAAAATAGACAATAGCGAAGAGGCGCTTAATTTTTCAGAAATTCAACAAAAATTAAAAACAATCGAAAGTATTGCAGCTATTTATGCTGTCGATACGGACAATATAAAATCAAAAAACAATCTAATTTTTTAAAAAAAATGCTAACAAACAAGAAAACCAAAATTGTTGCTACACTTGGCCCCGCTTGTAGTACAAGAGAGATCATTAAAGATATGATCGAAGCAGGTGTTAATGTGTTTAGAATCAATTTTTCGCATGCAGATTACGAAGGAGTAAAAGAAAAAATTAATATTATTAGAGGCCTAAACGAAGAGTTTGGTTACACTACTGCAATCCTTGGAGATTTACAGGGACCAAAACTTAGAGTTGGTGTAATGGAAGAAGGTACTGTAGTAAACGATGGTGACGAAATCACTTTTACAACTGCTGAAGATATTGTCGGAAATGCAAAAAAAGCATTTATGAAATATCAAAATTTTCCAAATGATGTAAATGTTGGAGAGCGTATTTTGCTTGACGATGGTAAACTTATTTTTGAAATTGTTTCTACAGATAAAAAAACAGAAGTTGTTGCTAAAGTTATTCAGGGTGGAGAATTAAAATCTAAAAAAGGAGTTAATCTTCCAAATACTAAAATCTCTTTACCGGCTTTAACAGAAAAAGATATTGCAGATGCGATTTTCGCAATCGAGCAAAAAGTAGACTGGATCGCACTTTCATTCGTGAAAACTCCTCGCGATTTACAAGATTTACAAGAATTAATCGCTAAACATTCTGAAGTAAAAATTCCAATCGTTGCTAAAATTGAAATGCCGGAAGCTCTTGAGAACATGGATAAAATTGTAGCTTATTGCGATGGTTTAATGGTGGCTCGTGGAGATCTTGGTGTTGAGCTTCCTGCTCACGAAGTTCCATTGGTACAAAAAGATTTGATCAGAAGAGCAAAAACTGCCAGAATTCCGGTTATCGTTGCGACACAAATGATGGAAACAATGATTACAAGTTTAACTCCAACAAGAGCAGAGGTAAATGACGTTGCTAACTCGGTAATGGACGGTGCAGATGCTGTAATGTTGTCTGGAGAAACTGCAACAGGAAATTATCCGGTACAAGTTATCCAGAGAATGGCTCAAATTTGTGAGGCTGTTGAGAATTCACCATTAATTCAGGTTCCTCAAAATACACCACAAATTAAAACAAACCGCTTTGTAACTAAAACTGTTTGTCATCAGGCCGCTTTATTAGCGAATGAAATCGAAGCTAAAGCAATTTGTACTTTAACAAACAGCGGTTATACAGCTTTCCAAATTTCGGCTTGGAGACCTTCTACAGCTCACATTTTAGTATTTACTTCAAACAGAAGAATTTTAACACAATTGAATTTATTATGGGGAGTTAAATCTTTCTACTATGATAATGACGAAAGCACAGATGATACTGTTACAGATGTAAATCAAATTGCAGTTGAAAAAGGATATGCACAACAAGGAGATTATTTAATTAATCTTGCAGCAATGCCAATTAAAGAAAAAGGAATGGTTAATACGATGAGAGTATCTCAAATCGAATAATATTTCCCTACAATATTTTAAAAAAGCCGCTTATTAAAAAAGCGGCTTTTTTGTTTTTTACTGTTTTTTGTATGTTTCATTTTATAAAATGAAACGTTTTGGTGCAAATTCTTCATTTTTCTTGTTTCATTTTATAAAATGAAACAAGCTGACACCAAATAAATAAGATTCTTCGCTTATTTATTAGTTAATTTTGAGAAGCTTAAAAAAAAAGTTAAAGAAACTGTGTTTCAGATTTTTATATAAAAATGAATTTGAAACCGCTCACAAAAATATAACCTGCCTAAAGATTTTTTTTAAGATTTACCATTTACAATTTCCCATTTGCTTTTTGGATTTATAACGTCATACATATAACAAGAATTATTAACGAATTTTTTTATCATGAAACAAATCAAACTAAAATGCGGATTAAAAAATACCATACGGGTATTAACATTACTACTTTTTGCAGGCGTTTCTGTAACAGCCCAAAACAAGAAGCCAAATATTTTGGTGCTTTGGGGAGATGATATCGGAACAACAAATATCAGTGCGTACAGTGATGGACTTATGGGATATACAACCCCAAATATTGATCGTTTAGCAAACGAAGGATTACGTTTTTTACATTATTATGGAGAACAAAGCTGTACAGCTGGACGTGCTGCGTTTTTAACCGGACAACACGGACTTAGAACTGGTCTTACAAAAGTAGGTTTTCCCGGAGCGCCAATGGGAATGAGCCAGCTGGATCCTTCTGTTGGTGGAATCATGAAAAGCTTAGGTTATACCACAGGACAATTTGGTAAAAACCACGTAGGAGATCGTAACGAGAGTTTACCTACTGTAAATGGTTTTGATGAATTCTTCGGAAACTTATACCACTTAAATGCAGAAGAAGAACCTGAATTGCCAGATTACCCAAAAGATCCGGAATATTTGAAAAAATTTGGACCAAGAGGAGTTTTAAAATGTGTAGCAACCAATGTTGATGATGCGACTACTGATCCTCGTTTTGGCAGAGTTGGAAAACAAAAGATTGAAGATACAGGAGCACTTACTAAAAAAAGAATGGAAACTGTTGATGACGAAACATCTGCAGCAGCTATTGATTTTATTAAAAGACAACACGCCGCAGGAAAACCATTTTTCTGTTGGTTCAATGCTACCCGTATGCATTTGCGTACACATGTCAGAGCAGAACACAGAGGAAGATACACTCATGGAGACAGTGAGTATATTGACGGTATGATCGAACATGATGAAACCATTGGAAGTATTCTAAAAGCATTAGATGATTTAGGAATTGCAGACAATACTATTGTGGTGTATTCTACAGATAATGGTCCTCACATGAACACATGGCCAGATGGAGCTATGACTCCTTTCCGTTCTGAGAAAAACACCAACTGGGAAGGAGCTTTCCGAGTACCTTGTATCGTTCGTTGGCCTGGGCATATTAAACCAGGAACTGTGACTACAGAATTGATGAGCCATAATGACTGGATCCCTACATTCGCTTCAATTGCAGGAGAACCAGATATCGTTAACAAACTTTTGAAAGGTTACTCTGCAAACGGAAAAACCTATAAAGTGCATTTGGATGGTTTTGATCAAAGTAAATTTTTAGAAGGCAAAACACCAAAAAGTGCCAGAGATAAATTCTTCTACACAGATGATGACGGTCTTTTAGTTGGTTTAAGAGAAGGAGATTATAAATACGTTTTTGCAGAGCAACGTTTAGGTGGAACGATGGGAGTTTGGGCAGAACCATTTACTAAACTTCGTTTACAGAAAATATTTAATTTATACCAAGACCCTTTCGAAAGAGCTGATATTACTTCAAATACTTTTTGGGATTGGCAAATGAATCACGTACAGTTAATGTATGGTGCCATACAGGACGTTGTTGTATTCGCTGAAACATTTAAAGATTATCCTCCAAGATCAATCCCGCCAAGTTTCTCTGCATATACTATTATGGAGGAAGCCATGAAAGATATCAAAGCTCAAAAATATATAGAGAAAAATGTTCTTCCTAAATTAAAAGAAGACGAAGAGGCGGCTTCAAAAAAGAAAAAATAAATAGTAATCTAAAAAGAGATTCAGACTATTAAGCCTGAGTCTCTTTTATAAAACATTCAGAGCATGAAAAAAGGATTATTTATTTTATTGTTTGTTGCTTTATTGGCATTCTCTTGTAAAAAATCAGAACCTACAACTTCTACAGCAACAGAGAGTAAGCAAACTGAAACTGCAGTAAGCGGTGATCCATTGCCAAGTTGGAATGACGGCACATTAAAAAAAGATATCATTGCATATGTTGAAAAAGTCACCAAAGAAGGAAGTCCGGATTTTATTCCGATAAACAGCAGAATTGCCACTTTTGATAATGATGGAACACTTTGGGCAGAAAAGCCTTTGGTTCAGGAACTGTTTGCTTTTTATCGTGTTAAAAAAATGGTAGAAGCCAATCCTGCTTTGGCACAAAAACAACCTTTTAAAGCTGTAATTGAGAAAG is a window of Flavobacterium crocinum DNA encoding:
- a CDS encoding RNA polymerase sigma factor → MSTLTDQHYIDKILQGETNSFAVLVDRYKDMIFTLALKMVKNHEEAEEVAQDTFIKIYNSLNKFKGESKFSTWIYKIAYNTCLDRLKKSKKDDLNISIDDFSSHLIKTMDNALSALEEKERKQTIQKCLNLLPSDENFLLTLFYFDDQNLEEIGKIMNISANNAKVKLFRSRQKLAVILRQQLEPEIIECYERER
- a CDS encoding DUF6249 domain-containing protein; translation: MDDKILIPISFFLMIFGIVYLVYSTRNRERLALIEKGVDASIFLQGKGNGVPAWKIFVVNLAFLLIGSGVGIFLALLITTYTSLNDGAVYPSIIFIMAGIGLLTGFKTAKDLDKE
- the rnhA gene encoding ribonuclease HI — its product is MHEVHIYTDGAAKGNPGNGGYGVVMELVGTPYKKEFYEGFRLTTNNRMELLAVIVGLEKLKNPNMKVLVVSDSKYVVDSVEKKWVFGWEKKGYKDKKNPDLWKRFLIAYRKHQVDFKWIKGHNNHPQNERCDQLAVMASQQPKLSVDVYYETIGSKE
- the purN gene encoding phosphoribosylglycinamide formyltransferase — protein: MKKIIVFASGSGTNAENIIKYFSSTETAKVVSVFTNNASAKVIDRAKNHQIPVEIFEKNELLERNVLQKIQKIDPDLIVLAGFLLKFPENIIEQYPNKIINIHPALLPKYGGKGMYGMHIHRAIVNNKEKETGISIHYVNENYDEGAIIFQANVSLTDEDTPETVAEKIHELEQKHFPEIIHRLLEE
- a CDS encoding acyl carrier protein, which encodes MSDIASRVKAIIVDKLGVDENEVVTEASFTNDLGADSLDTVELIMEFEKEFDIQIPDDQAENIATVGQAISYIEEAKK
- the fabF gene encoding beta-ketoacyl-ACP synthase II, with the translated sequence MALRRVVVTGLGALTPIGNNIQEYWNALVNGVSGAAPITYYDTEKHKTKFACEVKNFNIEDYMDRKESRRLDKFAQYAIAASDEAIKDAGITNDNVNKQRVGVIWGAGIGGLETFQEEVLYYAKGDGTPKFNPFFIPKMIADIAPAHISMRNGYMGPNYTTVSACASSANALIDAFNYIRLGMCDVIVSGGSEAAVTIAGMGGFSSMHALSTRNESPETASRPFDATRDGFVLGEGAGALVLEDYEHAKARGAKIYCEIGGGGMSSDAYHLTAPHPEGIGVIAVMENTLRDAGMTPDQVDHINTHGTSTPLGDVAELKAISAVFGDHAKNININSTKSMTGHLLGAAGAIEAIASILAMQHGIVPPTINHTVVDENIDPSLNLTLNKPQKREVNVAMSNTFGFGGHNACVLFKKLVD
- the rnc gene encoding ribonuclease III gives rise to the protein MNIIKKIFSKSRSLEDGIFFDTIQKILGFPPSNVDFYRRAFTHRSSNKLDSNGHPINYERLEFLGDAMLSAVIAAHLFNKAPNGDEGYLTKMRSKIVSREHLNELGKDLNLVQFVESKVPIQHFGENIHGNIFESLIGAIYLDKGYSFCERFIQKRVVTPYVDIARLEGKVISYKSLVIEWCQKEKRVFHYDIFEDNGIDGQRLFGVKLSIDDKVVARARATSKKKAEEKASQRAYFAFQEKIDKK
- a CDS encoding IPExxxVDY family protein, producing the protein MAIHKLDLDEFDEIDYYLMAIHTSLEDYRLAYFINKILPINLSKSKNEIHAQTKEGEANFSRFYYYDEEKAVSWNLIQNKNEIISVSTNDFQNLFSNETSEVSTTIHLLPEFKKVDFFLKIDNSEEALNFSEIQQKLKTIESIAAIYAVDTDNIKSKNNLIF
- the pyk gene encoding pyruvate kinase, whose amino-acid sequence is MLTNKKTKIVATLGPACSTREIIKDMIEAGVNVFRINFSHADYEGVKEKINIIRGLNEEFGYTTAILGDLQGPKLRVGVMEEGTVVNDGDEITFTTAEDIVGNAKKAFMKYQNFPNDVNVGERILLDDGKLIFEIVSTDKKTEVVAKVIQGGELKSKKGVNLPNTKISLPALTEKDIADAIFAIEQKVDWIALSFVKTPRDLQDLQELIAKHSEVKIPIVAKIEMPEALENMDKIVAYCDGLMVARGDLGVELPAHEVPLVQKDLIRRAKTARIPVIVATQMMETMITSLTPTRAEVNDVANSVMDGADAVMLSGETATGNYPVQVIQRMAQICEAVENSPLIQVPQNTPQIKTNRFVTKTVCHQAALLANEIEAKAICTLTNSGYTAFQISAWRPSTAHILVFTSNRRILTQLNLLWGVKSFYYDNDESTDDTVTDVNQIAVEKGYAQQGDYLINLAAMPIKEKGMVNTMRVSQIE
- a CDS encoding arylsulfatase encodes the protein MKQIKLKCGLKNTIRVLTLLLFAGVSVTAQNKKPNILVLWGDDIGTTNISAYSDGLMGYTTPNIDRLANEGLRFLHYYGEQSCTAGRAAFLTGQHGLRTGLTKVGFPGAPMGMSQLDPSVGGIMKSLGYTTGQFGKNHVGDRNESLPTVNGFDEFFGNLYHLNAEEEPELPDYPKDPEYLKKFGPRGVLKCVATNVDDATTDPRFGRVGKQKIEDTGALTKKRMETVDDETSAAAIDFIKRQHAAGKPFFCWFNATRMHLRTHVRAEHRGRYTHGDSEYIDGMIEHDETIGSILKALDDLGIADNTIVVYSTDNGPHMNTWPDGAMTPFRSEKNTNWEGAFRVPCIVRWPGHIKPGTVTTELMSHNDWIPTFASIAGEPDIVNKLLKGYSANGKTYKVHLDGFDQSKFLEGKTPKSARDKFFYTDDDGLLVGLREGDYKYVFAEQRLGGTMGVWAEPFTKLRLQKIFNLYQDPFERADITSNTFWDWQMNHVQLMYGAIQDVVVFAETFKDYPPRSIPPSFSAYTIMEEAMKDIKAQKYIEKNVLPKLKEDEEAASKKKK